The Legionella spiritensis DNA segment CTGGCGGAGAATAAATACGCCTTGTTTCTTATTATCAACGCCTTGATCTGGTTTCTGACCTGGGTGAATATCAAGGGCATTTATTTGTCGGTCCGTCTGAATACTTTTTGTACGATCATCGGTTTAATTATTCCTTTTCTGATGATTCTTGCCATGGGAATTTACAGTGTTCTGTCGGGTTATCATCCCGAAGGTTGGCAAGCCAGCGGGGGAGGACATGGCGGATGGTCCTCTTTGACCGCTATCATACTATCGTTATGCGGTGTTGAAATTGCCGGGGTACATAGTCGGGAAAGTACAGCCGGAGCCTTCACGAAAGCCATTATCCTGGCTGTTCCCGTTATTTTCTTAACCATGTTGTTTGGCACGTTAACTATCTATCGTCTGATAGCTTCCGCGCAGTTGAGTCTGGTGAATGGTATCGCGCAAGTCGTCGCGATTTTTTTTAGTAAAATACATGGCCGGCAATTTGCCGGGCTCTTTAACCTGCTGATCGTTATCGGTTGTATTGGTTGTGCGAACAATTGGTTAATCGCACCGGTGAAAGGTCTTTTATTTTCAATGAGCCATGCCGATAAGGGCGAACGCCTATTGACGCGATCCCCTGAGAAGCTCTTGTTAATACAAGCCGGGTGCGTCTCATTACTCAGCACATTATTTTTGCTGCTGCCGGCTATCAATGCCTCTTACTGGTTGATG contains these protein-coding regions:
- a CDS encoding APC family permease — its product is MKTQQSLGTLSLMLITVGSVDSIRNLPAAALSGDSILLYFFVALTCFLLPTAVISIWFANRHQDGIYEWVTVGLGARKGFLAVWFQWMQNILIYPTLFSFIAGVSLFTLAPQLAENKYALFLIINALIWFLTWVNIKGIYLSVRLNTFCTIIGLIIPFLMILAMGIYSVLSGYHPEGWQASGGGHGGWSSLTAIILSLCGVEIAGVHSRESTAGAFTKAIILAVPVIFLTMLFGTLTIYRLIASAQLSLVNGIAQVVAIFFSKIHGRQFAGLFNLLIVIGCIGCANNWLIAPVKGLLFSMSHADKGERLLTRSPEKLLLIQAGCVSLLSTLFLLLPAINASYWLMLVLATQMYLLMYSLMFISAIRLQLSGKQPVQPMILFFSALGLLTVIVLMLVSFEPPSLIDSGSRLHYGLLMGLCLLFLSFASYWGREKWLNKRPIL